Proteins encoded in a region of the Xylocopa sonorina isolate GNS202 chromosome 1, iyXylSono1_principal, whole genome shotgun sequence genome:
- the Cart gene encoding carcinine transporter isoform X2 — protein MEDQDENRTSGQGDAKATDDDDNETYSQCTRYDIDWTAENISVVTTASYVPNASWPVVPCDHGWEYETSKVTSSIVIDFDLVCDRAIYPTIGLVALNIGGPIGVYLFGTLNDRIGRKLSFFTCLATLIMGGVLTSISNSFWTWASTRMFIGLTIPAIYQIPFIISLELVGPNYRSFVTVMTCSFYTMGMCMLAGVTYLIRDWRTLAITTSAPFLLYFSYWWFLPESPRWLLAKGRLGEANDILERLAKVNGKKLPTSFSQKLRQRMTMSRSKSEEERLRSGPGVLSLFRTPNMRLKTCLITLNWFANNMVYVGLSYYGPALGNEEHLSFFFSSLAEIPSYMACWIVMDRWGRRWPLCLSMVVAGISCIATVLLSSDAVVATLILFLLSKSAISASFLVIYPFAGELYPTQLRGVAIGFSAYISGLGLIIIPFVTYLGKENLVLPLVIFGVVSVIGGLSGLRLPETLHHRLPQTIEEGELFGKDWTCADCFRCVPIKPSSAAASYEDLSARETVEMHEVPEAPIPQRLLQDQQRPSSASVRRLVRQSSVMDTQRDSDGSIKMTYWF, from the exons ATGGAGGACCAGGATGAGAATCGGACCTCCGGCCAAGGGGACGCCAAAGCGACGGACGAC GACGACAATGAAACGTACAGTCAATGCACACGATACGATATCGATTGGACAGCGGAAAACATTTCCGTCGTGACGACAGCCTCGTACGTACCAAACGCATCGTGGCCCGTGGTACCGTGCGATCATGGCTGGGAATACGAGACTTCGAAAGTGACGTCCTCCATCGTGATCGAT TTCGACCTGGTGTGCGATCGCGCGATTTACCCGACGATCGGTTTGGTCGCCTTGAACATAGGCGGACCGATAGGTGTATACCTCTTTGGCACTCTGAACGATAG AATCGGTCGAAAATTGTCTTTCTTCACCTGTCTGGCGACCTTGATCATGGGCGGAGTTCTAACCTCGATATCGAACAGCTTCTGGACCTGGGCCTCCACCAGGATGTTCATCGGTTTGACCATCCCGGCCATTTACCAGATACCCTTCATTATAT CTCTGGAACTGGTTGGACCAAATTATCGCTCGTTTGTGACAGTGATGACTTGTAGCTTTTATACGATGGGTATGTGTATGTTGGCTGGTGTGACGTATTTGATAAGAGATTGGAGAACGCTAGCAATAACCACGAGCGCACCGTTTCTGTTATACTTCTCCTATTGGTG GTTTCTACCAGAGTCGCCGAGATGGCTGCTGGCGAAGGGTCGTTTGGGGGAGGCGAACGACATTTTGGAGAGGCTGGCGAAGGTGAACGGGAAAAAGTTGCCTACGTCCTTCTCGCAGAAGCTGCGGCAACGGATGACCATGTCGCGGTCGAAGAGCGAGGAGGAACGATTACGCAGCGGGCCTGGCGTTCTTTCCCTGTTCAGAACGCCGAATATGCGTCTAAAGACCTGTTTAATCACTCTGAATTG GTTCGCAAATAATATGGTGTACGTCGGACTGTCGTACTACGGACCAGCGTTAGGTAACGAGGAACACTTGAGCTTTTTCTTCTCGTCTCTGGCCGAGATACCAAGCTACATGGCGTGCTGGATCGTGATGGATCGATGGGGTCGTCGTTGGCCCCTTTGCCTGTCCATGGTGGTCGCTGGCATCTCGTGCATCGCCACGGTTCTCTTATCGTCTG ATGCAGTGGTCGCTACGCTGATTCTCTTCCTCTTATCGAAATCCGCGATATCGGCCTCCTTTCTAGTAATATATCCGTTCGCCGGTGAACTTTACCCCACGCAATTGCGCGGCGTAGCGATCGGTTTCTCCGCTTACATTAGCGGTCTCGGGCTTATTATCATTCCTTTTGTAACGTATCTC GGTAAGGAGAATCTGGTGCTGCCCCTCGTAATATTCGGCGTCGTGTCCGTTATCGGCGGCCTGTCCGGGCTGCGTTTGCCTGAAACCCTGCATCATCGATTGCCGCAGACCATCGAGGAAGGGGAGCTGTTTGGGAAGGATTGGACCTGTGCGGATTGCTTTCGCTGCGTCCCGATCAA ACCCTCGTCCGCTGCGGCTTCGTACGAAGATCTGTCGGCTAGAGAAACGGTGGAAATGCACGAGGTACCCGAGGCACCGATACCACAGAGGCTGTTGCAGGACCAACAGAGGCCGAGCAGCGCGAGCGTTCGTCGGCTGGTGCGTCAATCCAGCGTGATGGACACGCAACGGGACTCTGACGGATCCATTAAGATGACTTACTGGTTCTAG
- the Cart gene encoding carcinine transporter isoform X1 — protein MEDQDENRTSGQGDAKATDDDGFDLDDLLPIVGEFGRYQKQLLWLVCLPACLPCGFCAFNQLFMADTPPHWCKVPGLENLDFSRRRRLAIPTSQDDNETYSQCTRYDIDWTAENISVVTTASYVPNASWPVVPCDHGWEYETSKVTSSIVIDFDLVCDRAIYPTIGLVALNIGGPIGVYLFGTLNDRIGRKLSFFTCLATLIMGGVLTSISNSFWTWASTRMFIGLTIPAIYQIPFIISLELVGPNYRSFVTVMTCSFYTMGMCMLAGVTYLIRDWRTLAITTSAPFLLYFSYWWFLPESPRWLLAKGRLGEANDILERLAKVNGKKLPTSFSQKLRQRMTMSRSKSEEERLRSGPGVLSLFRTPNMRLKTCLITLNWFANNMVYVGLSYYGPALGNEEHLSFFFSSLAEIPSYMACWIVMDRWGRRWPLCLSMVVAGISCIATVLLSSDAVVATLILFLLSKSAISASFLVIYPFAGELYPTQLRGVAIGFSAYISGLGLIIIPFVTYLGKENLVLPLVIFGVVSVIGGLSGLRLPETLHHRLPQTIEEGELFGKDWTCADCFRCVPIKPSSAAASYEDLSARETVEMHEVPEAPIPQRLLQDQQRPSSASVRRLVRQSSVMDTQRDSDGSIKMTYWF, from the exons ATGGAGGACCAGGATGAGAATCGGACCTCCGGCCAAGGGGACGCCAAAGCGACGGACGAC GATGGTTTCGATCTCGACGATCTTCTACCGATCGTTGGGGAGTTTGGCCGTTACCAGAAGCAACTTCTCTGGCTCGTCTGCCTTCCTGCGTGTCTGCCGTGCGGCTTTTGCGCGTTCAATCAATTGTTCATGGCTGACACGCCACCCCATTGGTGCAAGGTGCCGGGGTTAGAGAACCTGGACTTCTCCCGTAGGAGGAGGCTCGCGATTCCTACCAGTCAG GACGACAATGAAACGTACAGTCAATGCACACGATACGATATCGATTGGACAGCGGAAAACATTTCCGTCGTGACGACAGCCTCGTACGTACCAAACGCATCGTGGCCCGTGGTACCGTGCGATCATGGCTGGGAATACGAGACTTCGAAAGTGACGTCCTCCATCGTGATCGAT TTCGACCTGGTGTGCGATCGCGCGATTTACCCGACGATCGGTTTGGTCGCCTTGAACATAGGCGGACCGATAGGTGTATACCTCTTTGGCACTCTGAACGATAG AATCGGTCGAAAATTGTCTTTCTTCACCTGTCTGGCGACCTTGATCATGGGCGGAGTTCTAACCTCGATATCGAACAGCTTCTGGACCTGGGCCTCCACCAGGATGTTCATCGGTTTGACCATCCCGGCCATTTACCAGATACCCTTCATTATAT CTCTGGAACTGGTTGGACCAAATTATCGCTCGTTTGTGACAGTGATGACTTGTAGCTTTTATACGATGGGTATGTGTATGTTGGCTGGTGTGACGTATTTGATAAGAGATTGGAGAACGCTAGCAATAACCACGAGCGCACCGTTTCTGTTATACTTCTCCTATTGGTG GTTTCTACCAGAGTCGCCGAGATGGCTGCTGGCGAAGGGTCGTTTGGGGGAGGCGAACGACATTTTGGAGAGGCTGGCGAAGGTGAACGGGAAAAAGTTGCCTACGTCCTTCTCGCAGAAGCTGCGGCAACGGATGACCATGTCGCGGTCGAAGAGCGAGGAGGAACGATTACGCAGCGGGCCTGGCGTTCTTTCCCTGTTCAGAACGCCGAATATGCGTCTAAAGACCTGTTTAATCACTCTGAATTG GTTCGCAAATAATATGGTGTACGTCGGACTGTCGTACTACGGACCAGCGTTAGGTAACGAGGAACACTTGAGCTTTTTCTTCTCGTCTCTGGCCGAGATACCAAGCTACATGGCGTGCTGGATCGTGATGGATCGATGGGGTCGTCGTTGGCCCCTTTGCCTGTCCATGGTGGTCGCTGGCATCTCGTGCATCGCCACGGTTCTCTTATCGTCTG ATGCAGTGGTCGCTACGCTGATTCTCTTCCTCTTATCGAAATCCGCGATATCGGCCTCCTTTCTAGTAATATATCCGTTCGCCGGTGAACTTTACCCCACGCAATTGCGCGGCGTAGCGATCGGTTTCTCCGCTTACATTAGCGGTCTCGGGCTTATTATCATTCCTTTTGTAACGTATCTC GGTAAGGAGAATCTGGTGCTGCCCCTCGTAATATTCGGCGTCGTGTCCGTTATCGGCGGCCTGTCCGGGCTGCGTTTGCCTGAAACCCTGCATCATCGATTGCCGCAGACCATCGAGGAAGGGGAGCTGTTTGGGAAGGATTGGACCTGTGCGGATTGCTTTCGCTGCGTCCCGATCAA ACCCTCGTCCGCTGCGGCTTCGTACGAAGATCTGTCGGCTAGAGAAACGGTGGAAATGCACGAGGTACCCGAGGCACCGATACCACAGAGGCTGTTGCAGGACCAACAGAGGCCGAGCAGCGCGAGCGTTCGTCGGCTGGTGCGTCAATCCAGCGTGATGGACACGCAACGGGACTCTGACGGATCCATTAAGATGACTTACTGGTTCTAG
- the Fs(2)ket gene encoding importin subunit beta Fs(2)Ket isoform X2, which yields MQMDPTTVQLIQVLEKTVSSDKNELEAAQNFLEQAARSNHHEFMQRLSAVLVTGTASPVARMAAGLQLKNQLTSKDTQLKYQYQQRWLSIPAETREFIKKNIFGALGTETNRPSSAAQCVAYVAVAELPAHEWTNVMQLLVNNVVNPNSTEIMKEATLEAIGYICQDIESDVLVPQSNQILTAIIHGMKGSSTSHHVRLAATSALFNSLEFTKGNFEIETERNFIMEVVCEATQSLNTQVKVAALQCLVKIMSLYYKYMEPYMAPALFPITLEAMKSDIDEVALQGIEFWSNVSEEEVDLAMEEGEANESGRPPVKVSRHYAKGALQFLVPVLMKKLTKQEEFDDEDDWNPSKAAGVCLMLLSSCCEDDIVPYVLPFVKDNIKSHDWRYRDAALMAFGSILGGVDHTTLKPLVEQAMPTLIELMYDSSVVVRDTAAWTFGRICEIIPEAAINETYLKPLLEALINGLKAEPRVAANVCWAFTGLAEASYESAEFTQGRNPETYCMSQYFDFIISRLLETTDRLDGAQANLRSAAYEALMDMVKNSPRDCYITVQKTTMVILDRLQQVLLMESHIQSHSDRAQYNDLQSLLCATLQSVLRKVTPEDAPHISDVIMTALLAMFNSNSCKAEGVQEDALMAVSTLVEVLGEAFLKYMDAFKPYLCLGLKNHAEYQVCCAAVGLTGDICRALKNKMLPYCDEIMTLLLENLSNTTVHRSVKPHIFSVFGDLALSIGPDFKKYLDIVLQTLAQASQANVDRSDYDMIDYLNELRECVLDAYTGIVQGLRGDTENPCPDAAIALVEPHVPFIIQFITSIAQDREHSEGNISACVGLLGDLVTVFGAKLLPMVETEPIIELITKARRSHTEKTKALANWANKEIRKLKNVANSTSS from the exons ATGCAGATGGATCCAACGACGGTACAACTGATCCAGGTCCTAGAGAAGACTGTCTCCTCAG ATAAGAATGAGTTGGAGGCAGCTCAGAATTTCTTGGAGCAAGCAGCAAGGTCGAATCAC CATGAATTCATGCAAAGACTCAGCGCAGTGCTGGTTACCGGCACTGCGAGTCCGGTTGCTCGGATGGCGGCGGGTCTTCAGCTCAAAAATCAACTTACATCCAAAGACACCCAGTTGAAGTATCAATATCAACAACGCTGGCTTTCCATTCCCGCGGAAACTAGGGAATTCATTAAGAAAAAT ATTTTTGGAGCGCTCGGAACTGAGACCAATAGGCCAAGTTCTGCGGCGCAGTGTGTCGCATATGTAGCTGTGGCTGAATTACCTGCTCACGAATGGACCAATGTTATGCAACTCTTAGTTAATAACGTTGTAAATCCAAACAGTACAGAGATAATGAAAGAGGCGACGTTAGAAGCCATAGGTTACATTTGTCAAGATATAGAGAGCGATGTTTTGGTACCTCAGTCTAATCAAATTCTCACTGCTATTATTCACGGTATGAAAGGATCTAGTACTTCGCATCACGTTCGGCTTGCAGCTACAAGTGCACTCTTTAACTCGTTGGAATTTACTAAAGGAAATTTCGAAATAGAG ACAGAGAGAAATTTCATCATGGAGGTAGTGTGCGAGGCAACGCAGTCTTTGAATACGCAAGTTAAAGTGGCTGCGTTACAGTGTCTCGTGAAAATTATGTCCTTGTATTACAAATACATGGAGCCTTACATGGCTCCAGCGCTCTTTCCTATTACTCTAGAAGCCATGAAATCAGATATCGACGAAGTTGCACTGCAAGGAATTGAATTCTGGTCGAACGTGTCTGAGGAGGAAGTAGATTTAGCCATGGAAGAGGGTGAAGCCAATGAAAGCGGTCGGCCGCCGGTTAAAGTATCGAGGCATTACGCGAAGGGCGCTTTGCAATTTCTGGTACCTGTATTAATGAAGAAGCTAACTAAACAAGAAGAGTTCGACGACGAAGACGATTGGAATCCTTCGAAAGCAGCTGGTGTGTGTTTAATGTTGTTGTCCTCCTGCTGTGAAGACGATATCGTTCCATATGTTCTTCCTTTCGTCAAGGACAACATTAAGAGCCACGATTGGAGATACCGAGATGCTGCTTTGATGGCATTCGGTTCCATCCTCGGAGGTGTCGATCACACTACTCTGAAACCTTTGGTAGAGCAAGCTATGCCAACGCTTATCGAGTTAATGTACGACAGCAGCGTCGTGGTAAGGGATACGGCAGCGTGGACGTTCGGTCGAATTTGTGAAATTATACCGGAAGCCGCGATCAACGAAACATACTTGAAACCACTGTTGGAGGCGTTGATAAACGGTTTGAAGGCAGAGCCTCGCGTTGCAGCAAATGTTTGCTGGGCGTTCACGGGCCTCGCAGAGGCTAGCTACGAATCCGCGGAATTTACCCAAGGACGGAACCCCGAAACCTATTGTATGTCTCAATACTTCGATTTCATCATCTCAAGATTATTGGAGACTACAGATCGTCTGGACGGTGCTCAAGCTAACTTGAGATCAGCCGCCTATGAGGCGCTAATGGACATGGTGAAGAACTCTCCGCGCGATTGTTACATAACCGTGCAGAAAACGACGATGGTGATCCTCGATCGACTGCAGCAGGTTCTGCTAATGGAGTCGCACATCCAGTCTCACTCGGATCGTGCCCAATACAACGATCTGCAATCGTTGCTCTGCGCTACTTTACAATCCGTGCTACGAAAAGTTACACCCGAAGATGCTCCACATATCTCTGACGTGATAATGACAGCGTTGTTGGCCATGTTTAATTCGAATTCGTGCAAAGCCGAGGGTGTACAGGAGGATGCTCTTATGGCTGTTTCGACGCTGGTCGAAGTACTTGGGGAAGCTTTCCTAAAGTACATGGACGCGTTCAAGCCGTATCTCTGTTTGGGTTTGAAGAACCACGCGGAGTATCAAGTGTGTTGCGCCGCCGTTGGCTTGACTGGCGATATCTGCCGGGCCCTGAAGAACAAGATGCTGCCTTATTGCGACGAGATTATGACTTTGCTGCTGGAGAATCTTAGCAATACTACGGTCCATCGTTCCGTGAAACCTCACATCTTCTCAGTATTCGGCGATCTTGCACTCAGTATCGGGCCAGACTTCAAGAAATATTTGGACATAGTATTGCAAACGTTAGCCCAGGCTTCTCAGGCGAACGTGGACAGAAGCGATTACGATATGATTGATTATCTGAACGAGTTGCGCGAGTGTGTCCTCGATGCTTACACTGGTATAGTGCAAGGACTGCGTGGTGATACAGAAAATCCTTGTCCGGATGCTGCGATCGCTCTCGTAGAGCCACACGTGCCCTTCATCATTCAGTTCATCACGTCGATAGCACAGGATCGTGAACACTCCGAAGGGAACATTTCAGCCTGTGTCGGTTTACTCGGTGACTTGGTCACCGTCTTCGGGGCGAAATTATTACCGATGGTAGAGACTGAACCGATCATCGAACTCATAACGAAGGCTAGACGATCACACACTGAAAAGACCAAGGCTTTGGCTAACTGGGCAAACAAAGAGATTCGAAAGCTCAAGAATGTTGCCAACTCTACGTCCAGTTG A
- the Fs(2)ket gene encoding importin subunit beta Fs(2)Ket isoform X1 codes for MQMDPTTVQLIQVLEKTVSSDKNELEAAQNFLEQAARSNHHEFMQRLSAVLVTGTASPVARMAAGLQLKNQLTSKDTQLKYQYQQRWLSIPAETREFIKKNIFGALGTETNRPSSAAQCVAYVAVAELPAHEWTNVMQLLVNNVVNPNSTEIMKEATLEAIGYICQDIESDVLVPQSNQILTAIIHGMKGSSTSHHVRLAATSALFNSLEFTKGNFEIETERNFIMEVVCEATQSLNTQVKVAALQCLVKIMSLYYKYMEPYMAPALFPITLEAMKSDIDEVALQGIEFWSNVSEEEVDLAMEEGEANESGRPPVKVSRHYAKGALQFLVPVLMKKLTKQEEFDDEDDWNPSKAAGVCLMLLSSCCEDDIVPYVLPFVKDNIKSHDWRYRDAALMAFGSILGGVDHTTLKPLVEQAMPTLIELMYDSSVVVRDTAAWTFGRICEIIPEAAINETYLKPLLEALINGLKAEPRVAANVCWAFTGLAEASYESAEFTQGRNPETYCMSQYFDFIISRLLETTDRLDGAQANLRSAAYEALMDMVKNSPRDCYITVQKTTMVILDRLQQVLLMESHIQSHSDRAQYNDLQSLLCATLQSVLRKVTPEDAPHISDVIMTALLAMFNSNSCKAEGVQEDALMAVSTLVEVLGEAFLKYMDAFKPYLCLGLKNHAEYQVCCAAVGLTGDICRALKNKMLPYCDEIMTLLLENLSNTTVHRSVKPHIFSVFGDLALSIGPDFKKYLDIVLQTLAQASQANVDRSDYDMIDYLNELRECVLDAYTGIVQGLRGDTENPCPDAAIALVEPHVPFIIQFITSIAQDREHSEGNISACVGLLGDLVTVFGAKLLPMVETEPIIELITKARRSHTEKTKALANWANKEIRKLKNVANSTSSW; via the exons ATGCAGATGGATCCAACGACGGTACAACTGATCCAGGTCCTAGAGAAGACTGTCTCCTCAG ATAAGAATGAGTTGGAGGCAGCTCAGAATTTCTTGGAGCAAGCAGCAAGGTCGAATCAC CATGAATTCATGCAAAGACTCAGCGCAGTGCTGGTTACCGGCACTGCGAGTCCGGTTGCTCGGATGGCGGCGGGTCTTCAGCTCAAAAATCAACTTACATCCAAAGACACCCAGTTGAAGTATCAATATCAACAACGCTGGCTTTCCATTCCCGCGGAAACTAGGGAATTCATTAAGAAAAAT ATTTTTGGAGCGCTCGGAACTGAGACCAATAGGCCAAGTTCTGCGGCGCAGTGTGTCGCATATGTAGCTGTGGCTGAATTACCTGCTCACGAATGGACCAATGTTATGCAACTCTTAGTTAATAACGTTGTAAATCCAAACAGTACAGAGATAATGAAAGAGGCGACGTTAGAAGCCATAGGTTACATTTGTCAAGATATAGAGAGCGATGTTTTGGTACCTCAGTCTAATCAAATTCTCACTGCTATTATTCACGGTATGAAAGGATCTAGTACTTCGCATCACGTTCGGCTTGCAGCTACAAGTGCACTCTTTAACTCGTTGGAATTTACTAAAGGAAATTTCGAAATAGAG ACAGAGAGAAATTTCATCATGGAGGTAGTGTGCGAGGCAACGCAGTCTTTGAATACGCAAGTTAAAGTGGCTGCGTTACAGTGTCTCGTGAAAATTATGTCCTTGTATTACAAATACATGGAGCCTTACATGGCTCCAGCGCTCTTTCCTATTACTCTAGAAGCCATGAAATCAGATATCGACGAAGTTGCACTGCAAGGAATTGAATTCTGGTCGAACGTGTCTGAGGAGGAAGTAGATTTAGCCATGGAAGAGGGTGAAGCCAATGAAAGCGGTCGGCCGCCGGTTAAAGTATCGAGGCATTACGCGAAGGGCGCTTTGCAATTTCTGGTACCTGTATTAATGAAGAAGCTAACTAAACAAGAAGAGTTCGACGACGAAGACGATTGGAATCCTTCGAAAGCAGCTGGTGTGTGTTTAATGTTGTTGTCCTCCTGCTGTGAAGACGATATCGTTCCATATGTTCTTCCTTTCGTCAAGGACAACATTAAGAGCCACGATTGGAGATACCGAGATGCTGCTTTGATGGCATTCGGTTCCATCCTCGGAGGTGTCGATCACACTACTCTGAAACCTTTGGTAGAGCAAGCTATGCCAACGCTTATCGAGTTAATGTACGACAGCAGCGTCGTGGTAAGGGATACGGCAGCGTGGACGTTCGGTCGAATTTGTGAAATTATACCGGAAGCCGCGATCAACGAAACATACTTGAAACCACTGTTGGAGGCGTTGATAAACGGTTTGAAGGCAGAGCCTCGCGTTGCAGCAAATGTTTGCTGGGCGTTCACGGGCCTCGCAGAGGCTAGCTACGAATCCGCGGAATTTACCCAAGGACGGAACCCCGAAACCTATTGTATGTCTCAATACTTCGATTTCATCATCTCAAGATTATTGGAGACTACAGATCGTCTGGACGGTGCTCAAGCTAACTTGAGATCAGCCGCCTATGAGGCGCTAATGGACATGGTGAAGAACTCTCCGCGCGATTGTTACATAACCGTGCAGAAAACGACGATGGTGATCCTCGATCGACTGCAGCAGGTTCTGCTAATGGAGTCGCACATCCAGTCTCACTCGGATCGTGCCCAATACAACGATCTGCAATCGTTGCTCTGCGCTACTTTACAATCCGTGCTACGAAAAGTTACACCCGAAGATGCTCCACATATCTCTGACGTGATAATGACAGCGTTGTTGGCCATGTTTAATTCGAATTCGTGCAAAGCCGAGGGTGTACAGGAGGATGCTCTTATGGCTGTTTCGACGCTGGTCGAAGTACTTGGGGAAGCTTTCCTAAAGTACATGGACGCGTTCAAGCCGTATCTCTGTTTGGGTTTGAAGAACCACGCGGAGTATCAAGTGTGTTGCGCCGCCGTTGGCTTGACTGGCGATATCTGCCGGGCCCTGAAGAACAAGATGCTGCCTTATTGCGACGAGATTATGACTTTGCTGCTGGAGAATCTTAGCAATACTACGGTCCATCGTTCCGTGAAACCTCACATCTTCTCAGTATTCGGCGATCTTGCACTCAGTATCGGGCCAGACTTCAAGAAATATTTGGACATAGTATTGCAAACGTTAGCCCAGGCTTCTCAGGCGAACGTGGACAGAAGCGATTACGATATGATTGATTATCTGAACGAGTTGCGCGAGTGTGTCCTCGATGCTTACACTGGTATAGTGCAAGGACTGCGTGGTGATACAGAAAATCCTTGTCCGGATGCTGCGATCGCTCTCGTAGAGCCACACGTGCCCTTCATCATTCAGTTCATCACGTCGATAGCACAGGATCGTGAACACTCCGAAGGGAACATTTCAGCCTGTGTCGGTTTACTCGGTGACTTGGTCACCGTCTTCGGGGCGAAATTATTACCGATGGTAGAGACTGAACCGATCATCGAACTCATAACGAAGGCTAGACGATCACACACTGAAAAGACCAAGGCTTTGGCTAACTGGGCAAACAAAGAGATTCGAAAGCTCAAGAATGTTGCCAACTCTACGTCCAGTTGGTGA